In one Lolium rigidum isolate FL_2022 chromosome 3, APGP_CSIRO_Lrig_0.1, whole genome shotgun sequence genomic region, the following are encoded:
- the LOC124703587 gene encoding receptor kinase-like protein Xa21, protein MKVTIIIQFILGLIVCNGHDVICGSLYGNETDRLSLLEFKNAITLDPKQSLMSWNDSTHFCSWEGVHCEMKNPQRVTSLNLTNQGLVGQISLSLGNLTFLKHLFLPTNRFTGEIPSSLGQLHWLQNLYLSNNTLQGRIPSLANCSNLKALWLDRNKLVGKIPTDLPPSLQMLQLSVNNLTGTIPAFLANITALNQFNIAFNNIEGNIPDEIANLPNLHILNAGSNQLTGRFQRAILNLSTLVFLNIGQNRLSGEVPSNLGTSLPNLQSLALANNFFDGNIPSSLINASKMHILDISGNNFTGPVLRSIGKLSELTWLNLEFNQLQARNKQDWEFMDSLTNCSKLRAFSVEGNHLEGYIPSSLSNLSSQLQNLYLGRNQLAGGFPSGIANLPNLIVLGMNNNRFTGAVPQWLGTLKNLQILGLAGNIFTGFIPSSLSNLSQLTYLLLDSNQFVGLIPPSLGNLQGLEILNISNNNLHGGAPKEIFRIPTLRQIYLSYNNIDGQLPSDIGNAKQLTNLELSSNRLSGDIPSTLGECASLQDIKLDWNIFSGSIPTTFSKISSLRILSLSHNNLIGSIPVSLGNLQYLEQLDLSFNHLEGEVPETGIFKNVTDLRIDGNDGLCGGALELHLMACSVVPSNSTKHKLFFVLKVVIPIVCVVSLTMVILVILFCRGKHKRKSMSSPPFGRNYPQVSFNDIARATEGFSVSSLIGRGRYGTVYQGKLFQDGNYVAIKVFNLEIRGGQKSFIAECHALRNVRHRNLLPILTACSSIDSNGNDFKALVYEFMPRGDLHRLLYSTQDYESSSDLMHITVAQRLSIVVDVADALEYLHHNNHGTIVHCDMKPSNILLDDTMTAHVGDFGLARFIVDRAVSSLDESYATSSIAINGTIGYVAPECATGGHVSTASDVYSFGIVLLEIFLRKRPTDDMFNDGLNIVKFVEMNFPANISQIVEPELLQDEPEFPEEPRVTMKDGLDCLTSVLNIGLRCTKQSPGERPNMKDVAAELHGIKEAYLRGY, encoded by the exons ATGAAGGTTACTATAATCATACAGTTTATCTTGGGGCTCATTGTTTGCAATGGACATGACGTCATCTGTGGCTCCTTATATGGAAATGAGACAGACCGATTGTCACTGCTTGAATTCAAGAATGCAATCACACTTGATCCGAAGCAATCCTTGATGTCCTGGAATGACAGCACCCACTTTTGCAGTTGGGAAGGTGTTCATTGCGAGATGAAGAATCCACAACGGGTCACTTCTCTCAACCTTACAAATCAAGGTTTAGTCGGGCAAATTTCTCTTTCACTTGGAAATCTAACATTCCTTAAACACCTATTCCTTCCGACAAATAGGTTTACTGGGGAAATTCCTTCATCCCTTGGTCAGTTGCACTGGCTCCAGAACCTCTACTTGAGCAATAACACGCTACAAGGGAGAATACCTAGTCTTGCAAACTGTTCCAACCTCAAGGCACTATGGCTGGATAGAAATAAACTAGTTGGGAAAATTCCTACTGATTTGCCTCCTTCACTTCAAATGCTGCAACTTTCAGTTAACAATCTTACTGGAACCATCCCTGCTTTTCTTGCCAATATCACAGCGCTAAACCAGTTTAACATTGCGTTCAATAATATTGAGGGCAACATTCCAGATGAGATTGCAAATTTACCTAATCTGCATATTCTCAATGCAGGTAGCAATCAATTGACAGGCAGGTTTCAGCGAGCCATCTTGAACCTTTCTACTCTCGTTTTCCTTAACATTGGTCAAAATCGTTTAAGTGGCGAGGTACCATCCAATCTTGGTACCTCTCTACCAAATCTCCAATCGCTTGCATTAGCCAATAACTTCTTTGATGGAAACATCccatcttcattgataaacgcatCCAAGATGCATATTTTGGATATATCAGGCAATAATTTCACAGGACCGGTGCTTAGATCCATTGGCAAGCTTTCTGAACTAACATGGTTAAATCTTGAGTTCAATCAACTCCAAGCACGTAACAAGCAAGACTGGGAGTTCATGGATAGCTTAACCAATTGTTCTAAACTCCGTGCCTTCTCTGTAGAGGGGAATCATCTAGAAGGCTACATACCAAGTTCATTGAGCAACCTTTCAAGTCAGCTTCAAAATCTATATTTGGGACGAAATCAATTGGCAGGGGGTTTTCCTTCTGGCATAGCAAACCTTCCGAATCTGATTGTTTTAGGAATGAATAACAATCGTTTTACAGGTGCTGTTCCCCAATGGCTAGGTACTCTCAAAAATTTGCAAATACTAGGTTTAGCCGGTAACATCTTTACAGGGTTTATTCCATCCTCCCTTTCCAATTTATCTCAGTTGACATATCTCCTTCTAGATTCGAATCAATTTGTTGGCCTGATACCACCAAGCCTTGGAAACCTTCAAGGCCTTGAAATACTGAACATTTCGAACAACAATCTTCACGGCGGAGCACCAAAGGAGATATTTAGAATTCCAACACTACGGCAAATTTATTTATCTTATAACAACATTGATGGACAACTTCCTAGTGACATCGGCAATGCCAAACAACTCACAAATCTAGAACTCTCATCAAATAGGCTATCTGGAGATATTCCTAGCACCTTGGGTGAGTgtgcaagtttgcaagatatcaaGTTGGACTGGAATATTTTCAGTGGAAGCATCCCCACTACATTTAGCAAAATAAGTAGCCTCAGAATTCTCAGCCTCTCTCACAATAACCTTATTGGGTCAATTCCAGTGTCTCTTGGCAACCTACAATATCTTGAGCAACTAGATTTGTCATTTAACCATCTCGAGGGGGAGGTCCCAGAAACAGGCATCTTCAAGAATGTAACTGACCTGCGGATTGATGGAAATGATGGGCTTTGTGGTGGGGCTCTGGAGTTACACTTAATGGCATGTTCCGTTGTACCTTCAAATTCAACGAAGCACAAGCTGTTTTTTGTACTCAAAGTGGTAATCCCAATAGTTTGTGTGGTATCACTTACAATGGTCATACTTGTCATATTGTTCTGCAGAGGGAAACATAAGAGAAAATCTATGTCCTCGCCACCATTTGGTAGAAATTATCCCCAAGTTTCCTTCAATGATATTGCTAGAGCAACAGAGGGGTTCTCAGTCTCCAGCTTAATTGGCAGAGGGAGATACGGCACCGTGTATCAAGGAAAACTATTTCAAGATGGAAATTATGTTGCCATAAAAGTCTTCAACCTGGAGATAAGGGGAGGACAGAAGAGCTTCATTGCAGAATGTCATGCCTTAAGAAATGTGCGGCATCGAAACTTGCTCCCTATACTAACAGCATGCTCAAGCATTGATTCTAATGGGAATGATTTCAAAGCTCTGGTGTATGAGTTCATGCCCCGAGGAGACTTACATAGACTACTGTACTCAACTCAAGACTATGAGAGCTCTTCAGATTTGATGCACATTACAGTGGCTCAAAGGCTAAGCATTGTTGTGGATGTAGCAGATGCACTGGAGTACCTACACCATAACAACCATGGAACTATTGTTCATTGTGATATGAAGCCTAGCAACATTCTTTTGGATGACACTATGACAGCTCATGTTGGAGATTTTGGTCTTGCACGCTTCATAGTTGATCGAGCGGTGTCATCACTTGATGAGTCATACGCAACCTCTTCAATTGCAATAAATGGAACTATTGGATATGTTGCTCCAG AATGTGCAACAGGTGGTCATGTTTCGACTGCTAGCGATGTCTATAGCTTTGGAATTGTTCTACTTGAAATATTCTTACGGAAGAGGCCTACAGATGATATGTTTAATGATGGACTAAACATTGTAAAATTCGTTGAAATGAATTTTCCTGCCAACATATCACAAATTGTTGAACCTGAATTACTTCAAGATGAGCCTGAGTTTCCTGAAGAACCTCGAGTGACCATGAAGGATGGCCTGGACTGTTTAACTTCTGTGCTCAACATTGGGCTTCGCTGCACCAAGCAGTCCCCGGGTGAGCGGCCCAATATGAAGGATGTGGCTGCAGAGCTGCACGGAATTAAGGAGGCTTATCTCCGAGGGTACTAA